From the Tigriopus californicus strain San Diego chromosome 4, Tcal_SD_v2.1, whole genome shotgun sequence genome, the window CGGAGAAACGCattaaatatttcatggaatggGATTGGACATGATCATGTAATCTGCTGACGATGTATAGGAATAGAAGTCGGGGTTGTCTGATTGAAACTGCCTTCGTTGGAAATGGCTCAAGCAACGAGGATCTGGATGAGGTGGATCGAATAGCCAACCATCCAGTGTTGCGCAGCAAGCCTCATATCAACCAAGGACCAGCCTGGGAAACGTCCTTAAGGAAATCCAGATCCGAATCTGGAACTGGCCTTACGGGCAAGCGTGTCCATAACCCGTTGTCAGGTTCTGTGATTGGAACTTGTCATGGAGGTCTGGGCTTATCGATATGGACGGGGACACAGTCCATTCAAGGATCGCCAACCAATGGCAGCCTCGCCCAAGGAGGTCATGTCTTTGGCAGAAGTCGAGGAGCTAATCCTCGAGGTCCAGTGGCTCAAAGCCGCTTGTCCAGATCCACCACTTTCAATAATTGTGTCCCGTCTTCACCCGTCAGTGGGCATTCTGCCACATCAAGTTGGGTGTACAACCCAAACACGGGGATGGGAGCTAAAAGTGCCCCCTCTACACCGCCCACGTGGTCAGCTTCGGGCCTCACGGACCATTTCCAACCCGAGTCAAGGCCACTACGAGGCCCAAGGCTTCTCAAATCCTCTGAGGAAAGCGTTTCTCAAAGGAGCAGCTCCTCGTCAACTCAATATGTCGTTCATGCTGTGATAGAAAATGTCCGCTCATCGTCAAAGAGAGACTGTTTTACGCCCCCACCCGATTTGGGTGCCAAACCCAAGGATATGTTGTCAGAAACAAAGACTCCGCCCAATACTGCCCCTCTGCCTGCCAAGTTTAGCCGCCTCCCACAGAACTTGCTGAGGAAACAGCAACGAGAATTGGATATCCAAAGTACCGCCGACTCATCTTCCAACAATGAGGTCTGCATGACAAGTAGTGGAGCCAAATCCCCCAGTTCATCTCTGCGGTTTAAACTTCCACTCTCATTAAGGGCTCGAATAAAACTTGATCGTGAGGATTCGAGTAGCGCGGAAAGTACCCCGCAAAAGCAAAAGATGCCTCCAGCCCTTTCGACCGGTCAGTCACGTTTAGTCAAGAGAGGCATGGAGGCCAGCTCCAGGCCGAACCTTCTAGTCATGGCTCCAAAGCCTATTCAGGACCTGACCACTAAACAaagttcaaagtcaaaattctTTAGTAGTGGTGAGAGTTCATGCTCCTCGGCCATGTCCAGCTTGGAATCCCTTCGAAGCACCACGTCCGATGGTGTGCAAAGTCTCATGAGCTCAGAGAGTGGAGCCGTGAGCTCCATGAGCTCGCAAAGTTCTGAAAATTTTCCTTCCAAGCCCACTTTGGATCTAGGCTACTCGCGCCATCCCAAATTGGTGACTGGGGGAGtgagttccaagttccaagttttATCACCAATCTCGGACAAGTCCCAGGAACAATATTCCGAGGTGTGTGACCCCGGCGGTAATAATAAAACGCCGAAAGTTTCTCCCTCCTCCACACTCACACCATCCAGCATAGAAGCGAACACGGTGATCGATAATGAAAGCAGAGTGACTTCAGAGCACTTGAATAACAATGTCTTCAACGATAACGATGCGTCCTCCGGTTCAAAGAACGCCAACGACAATGAGTTG encodes:
- the LOC131878798 gene encoding uncharacterized protein LOC131878798, yielding MYRNRSRGCLIETAFVGNGSSNEDLDEVDRIANHPVLRSKPHINQGPAWETSLRKSRSESGTGLTGKRVHNPLSGSVIGTCHGGLGLSIWTGTQSIQGSPTNGSLAQGGHVFGRSRGANPRGPVAQSRLSRSTTFNNCVPSSPVSGHSATSSWVYNPNTGMGAKSAPSTPPTWSASGLTDHFQPESRPLRGPRLLKSSEESVSQRSSSSSTQYVVHAVIENVRSSSKRDCFTPPPDLGAKPKDMLSETKTPPNTAPLPAKFSRLPQNLLRKQQRELDIQSTADSSSNNEVCMTSSGAKSPSSSLRFKLPLSLRARIKLDREDSSSAESTPQKQKMPPALSTGQSRLVKRGMEASSRPNLLVMAPKPIQDLTTKQSSKSKFFSSGESSCSSAMSSLESLRSTTSDGVQSLMSSESGAVSSMSSQSSENFPSKPTLDLGYSRHPKLVTGGVSSKFQVLSPISDKSQEQYSEVCDPGGNNKTPKVSPSSTLTPSSIEANTVIDNESRVTSEHLNNNVFNDNDASSGSKNANDNELRIQQALDVPWDIPKLKRRLQGQGGSNRNLNNFVQHRRTLELQGSDSGISLDSQDLKDMKELLNVPWDMPKLRKKTQQPNFLSSRPQSMNIDPPTRNINIVSNSQSSSCQSSNENMVLPQPVPPPPPGFEDSGDEFYLANNQFRGTPERKARPKMTLSFGIDPSLKTLMFATNSPFGLNDCEDVDPNLPLDRQEWFHGTISKSEAEERLTALTEGNYLVRTLDSTRQEYALSLKSARGYMHMKIRRDTQTREFQLSDFNKRFMSVPQMVHHYTRNRLPIKGAEHMCLKHPVREQML